The Meles meles chromosome 6, mMelMel3.1 paternal haplotype, whole genome shotgun sequence DNA segment TACTCATCCCCAGGCCTCACCCCAGAACCAGTGAAATCAGACTCTCTCAGTGTGGAAACACAGGCAGTTCTGAAAAGCTCTCTAGGTGGTTCTAATGTGAGGCCGGGCTTAAGAACCAGAGCGATGGAAGAAAGGTTTTTGTCCTTGGGGATGACCAGAGAGCAGGGTAATGACTAATACCTACaaagcactttttcatgcatcCAGCACTCTCCCATACAGGCCTTATGTAAGGAGCGGCTTAATGTCATCCACTGGTTAGATGGGAATCTGCGAATCTGAGAGAgaaatgacttgctcaagatcaAAGTGTTAGTTACCAGAAAAGTCAGGCCTACAACCCAGATCTGTCGCCCCCAATTCAGGGTTCTTTCCAAAGGCCGCACCGGGTAATACTGCAGATAGAAAGCCAAGTTCTTCTGGATTCGCAGAAAAAGGTGAGGGTGcagcctttttaaaaagcaattatgaTCCACAGGCATGAATCTAAAAATAGAGTTGCAGCTGGTGTGCTGGAGGGTCAAGGGCTGGACAGCGTGAATGTAGCCAGGCCAAGAGGTGGTGAGGCTCAGATGGCCCCACGGCCGACGGGCACAGCGGGGAGGCTGTGGGGAAGGACCGGAGAGAGGGTGAGTGAGGCCCAGTGAGGAGCGGGCATGGGTAGAGGCCTGGACCTGGGCTGGGGCACGGCTCCAGGGGTGAGTGGGGTCCAGACGCAGGCCTTTGGGCCACCTACAGCTAACGGTGGTGGAAACGGCAAATCCAAGTAATTCCCAGAGGCACTTACCAGTTAATAGGAATTCCAGGACTTAAGGGACACACTGTCTTACTAACCAGATAATAATCACctgccgatttttttttttttttaaagattttatttatttatttgacagacagagatcacaagtagggagagaggcaggcagagagagagagaggaggaagcaggctccctgccaagcagagagcccgatgcggggctcgatcccagaaccctgggatcatgacctgagcgaaaggcagaggctttaacccactgagccacccaggcgcccctcacctgccGATTTTTATAGAACTGTGTAATTAAACAcactctcttttttcccattttcgcGACAGCCTGTGGTATTACGCTGCCCCAGCAGCTTCACGTGGAACACCGCTGTAGCCTCACAGAGACACTGACAGAACAAATGGACGAATGTATCTAGCAAAATGCCTAGCACATAGGAGGTGCCGAATAAATATTAGCACCTTCTGTGGTTGTTGCTCTTTTGAATGTGGATggtgaggttcagagaggctgCGTCCCATCTGCTGCTCAGGAGTTTGGGCTCTGGAGCTGGACTGCTAGGTTCAAGCCAGCTCCCCTCATCTAGCCGTCAGGCCCGGGACAAGTGAGTTAACCCGCTTGTTTCTTCCGGTGTACAATGAGAGAATATCTGGACCTTTCTCGGGCGGTTCTGGGGAACTTACATGAGATAATGTCTGGAAAACTCCAAGCATGTCCGTGGCCTCTAAGCACCGTTCAATAATGGTTCACGAATGTCGCTCTACAGGACTGGTCTAAAAGCCCCCGGACAGCAGGTGCATGAGCCAGCAGGAGCACGTAAGCCACTGCTCTTTCTGCTATACTGGGTGGCTTCCAGGGACAAGGGACATTAACCAAGGAAAAGGAAGCAGTTGGGGGACTACATCCAGACAGGTCTCTACTAAGCCGTCCTGGCCTGGGTAGGATTCCAAGTCTGCTGACCTCTCGGGCTGCTGGAGCCCCACAAGGAGAGCCCCAGGGCTGCCCTGGGGCACATTCAAGAAACGTGTCTCTGTTCAGCTCCTTGGGGCCTCCTGACGTAACACCCACAGCCTCGTGAGACGGCATAGACCATCAGGCCCCACCTGTGACTTCAAGAGCTAGCACTCTCAGTTgggtgttttattatttatttacgtGACAGGAAACACACATTTGGTCCCGTGAGACACCATGCTACCGGCTGAACGAATGGCCATTACACAAAAGAACTGCCGTGGGCTCCCCGGAAGGCCCGTGTGGCCCGCTGAGGACAGCTCAGTTGCTGCGGGGAAGAACTCTGCCGTGAAGAACAGACTGGCGGCCCGACCGGCTCCGGGGAGCCTCGGTCCCGCAGCCCTGCAGGGCCGTGACATTCAGACACATTGGGCATCAGCAAAGTAATGGTCATGCTGGTTGTTCTGAACTAGAAGATGTTCTTAAACCCACAGTGTACCAGACAACTTATATACAatacaaatgtataaattaagAGGTCTACATGTATACAAAATCTTCCGATGGGGACCTAATGCATTCTATGCCATGCCAGGTATTTTGAGGGAGCCGATATGAAAAATAGAAGGTATTTATATATAGGCCCTGCTTCTCTCGTGTCCACCATGGAATCCCCGGGTGTTGTCAGGGCCCCTGGGCAGTCTCAGCACCCCCACGGGTAACCCGTCTGCCGTCTGCATCTTCCGAGACAGCAGAGGGCTCACGCCAGGGCTCCTCTCTGGGGTCCCCATCTCGGCGAGGCGGCGTCTCCGGACCCACGGGCTGCCGGAGGGAGTGATGCTGCTGTCAGAGGAGTAGTCCACGCACTTGCGGAAGATCTCGGGGCTGGTGCCGCAGTTCAGCCGCCCCTCCTCGGCCAGCGGGGATTTTCTGGAAACGCCTTTGCGTTGAGCCAAGGGGCTGCTCCAGGGGCTCGAGCACGGCGAGCCGTTCGGGCTCAGAAAGAGATTCTGGTGGCTGGAAGGGCTGAGCTTGTTGGCGGTCGCGTGCCGCCGGCCGGCCATGGGAGACGTGGGGTTGCTCTCGGGGTCGGAGGAGCTGTTGGCGGAGGACTCGTCCCCCATGTACTGCAGCTCCTCGACCCTCTTGTTCAGGGACTTGTTCGGGTGGCTGCTCGCAGCGGGCTCCTCGTCCTGGTTCTTGTCTTTGAGAGGTTTCTTTTTGGGTGGCTTCATGCCAATCAGGACGGCCTTCATGTTCTCCCTGCCCTGGGACTCTGTGCTCATGAACTCGTGGGCTTTGATGGCCGCGTCCACCTCCTCAAACTCCACAATGGCACACTCCTGGGTCCCCACCTGGCTGTACCGGCTGCTGATCCTCCGGATATCGGGGGGCAACTCCCTCCCGGGTTTGAGGATCCGCACTGACGAGATGACCCCGAAGGCCCCGAAGAGCTTGAGCAGGTGCTCCATGACCTTCTCCTGCACCCTCCCATTCTTCGGGGGGGCCGCGGGGGCCCACGGCTTGGGGGACAGGTGGAGATCGTAGACCAGGAGCATCTTGCTCGGGAGGTTCTCGTTGGGGAAGAGGGGGACGGGGGTGGTCCTCCTCACCTTCCGCTGGTCCTCATTCAGCTCTAGGCTCACCGAGTACTTCAAGGCGTGTGCCGTGGTTCTCCAGTCCCGGGTCAGGTGTTTCACCTGAAGAAGACAAAGCACATCTGGAATGGTACCCGCCTGTCCTCGCCCACCTCCTGGGCTCTgtcatttccctccctcctttcctcaccCCCTGGAACGCTGGTGGCCAGCATCCTAGCTGGTGGGCGCGGGCATTCACACATCTAGTGAGCGAACGCACACGCTGTGATGACATTAAGCCAGGCGGCGGTTTAGAACAGTGCCGTCCCACAGAACTTTCTGTGGAGATGGAGATAGTCGAGTGTACGCACATTTAGCAGTTCAGGCCCTGCGACAAGGCTGTTAGACACACAAGTCCAAGGCCCACCTCCAGCTGGCGCTAAGACTTGACATTTCCCAGGCTCTTAGTGTCTCAGCtccctcatctgtcaaatggagaCGCTAATCGTGTCCATCTCACAGGTTGTCCTGAGGATCAAATGACTAAATCTACAGATACATATCTACACGCAACATACACGATACATCCACATACGAAACCCAGAACAGTGTCTAGCTCATAGCGAGTGCTCAGTACGTATCATGTGCTATCATTATTTCAAAGATTACGTGCCACCATTTAGACAGGATTCGGAGATTTTTAACATCCAAACACGTCTCTGAAGTCGTGTTTCTCTGTTTACGCATTTGATACACAGAAAGTTCCAAAAGATCTTTCGTGTTCCACTGCAATATCTCCTGAAAGTGATGTGGGCTGTTTTGACCTGGAATAAAATCCAAGTAGGGTCTCATGGAGAATGATGCaactgtccctccctccctcctcctccctgggtGGAAACTGCGGGTCGACATGCACTATATGAAGGCTGTGTTTATATTGTAAAACAGTAATTTTCAAGAGGCCCACTTCCGTTGGAGGGAACGCTGGGGGAATGAGTCATCCCATTCCAAGGGAacagtggaggtgggtggggtgggtaACCTGAGCCAGGAATGGCAAGATCACCCTGAGTCCTCTGAGGCCAGGCCAACACAGGCGCTGTGCAGAGGACCCCTGAGACCAGACAGAAGCTTCCCAGAACTCAAGAACGGAGGCTGGCTAACAGGGCAGCACAGGGCGGGGCAGAGGGGGACACCCCTTGCAGATCTCTCGGTAGAGGCAGAGGGGGCACTGTCTGCTCTAGCCCTGGTCTCGGGGTGAAATGGCCCAGACTGGGCTGAGGGTGTGGGAACCACAAGTCGCCTACACCCAGGACCAGTGGGCTGATCTCTGTGTCACACACCAAGGACAGAGGGTCAGCGAAGGTCCAGGCAAAGGGTCAGACTATAGGTGAACAGAGTCCATCAGGGATCCAGCAAGGGGAGAGAAAGTGCTGACCAAAGGTCACTGCTAGGTTGTGAGGAACCCAGGCAACAGCTCTCACAGGATGACACAGCGTGGAGCCTTCTCCATACCAGTCAGGAAGGGAGCATTCAGGAGACGAAAGACAAAGCGAGTGCCGAAGCCTGAAGCCTGAACAAGGAGTGCTCAGGAGCAGGCTGGTGCTGCCTTACTCCGAGGGCTAGAGAAGCTGATGGAAGGCCACATGCAAGGGAGAGGAACGCGGGCTCTGACAAGAACCAGCACCCCTCCAGAGCCAGGAGCAGAGTCTGCTGGGAAATGCCAGTTAAGCCCGAGCGTCCTTGGGCACCATCTCAGACAAGGAGCCCGGAGGTGCTCTCCTTGCGCAGTTAACTGGAAGAACTTTCTAAGATTCTCAGAAACTGCCATTTCTCTGTTTGTCATATGTGTCTCCTATTATGATCAGCGGGAACCCCTTTAGAATGGAAAAGGCCTTTGTTGTCATTTTGGAGGTGTTGGGGAGTCTGTGTCTAGTGCCAAGTGGCAGCTTCAACAGGAAAAAAAGTCAGGCTGACTCTTAGGGTCCCTGGGGAAGAAATAAAGGGATGCCCAttggctgttttgttttggggtccCCCACAAACACTTCCATGTGAGGGTGCGCTCCCCTTCCCAGGACACGTGTGATACTATGATGTACCATTTCGATAGGACTCAGGGATTTTAACATTCAAATACTTCTCTGAAGTTGCATTTCTGCATTTCTGCATTTGACACAAAAGATCTTCTGAAAGATCTTTCATATTTCCAGGCGGCACCTCCTGAAACTGGTGTCGACGGTTTCAGCTTGGAATCAAACCCAACTTGAGGCCTCACAGAGAATGATGGAACAGTCCCTCTCTATCATATATATCCGTTGTTCTGTGTCCCCCTTCCCGGCACGGAGCTGCTGGAACCCTGGCAGTTCCTCCAGGACAAGAGCGCTAGAAGAAGCTTTTGTTCTAAAGAGGCAATTCTGGGCGGGCTCCCTGGTGGCTCCTGGTTGAGGGCCGGTCACCAAGAAAGACCAAACCATGgttagaagcttggaattttcagggaagggagaggggcaggaaacCGAGTTCATGTTTGATTGTGCCTCCAtgaggaagcctccataaaaatcccgaTACCGCAGGCTTCAGAGCATTTCCAGATTGATGACTGCATCGATGTACAGGGAGGGCGACACACCCCAACTCCACAGAGACAGGAGCTCCCGTCCTCAGGGCCTTGTTCTGCAGATCTCTTCAGCTGGCTGTTGGTCTGTATCCTTTATCACAGCCTCTGGCCAACCTAAGcaagtgtttccctgagttctgtgagctctTCCCGCAAACCATCAAATCCAAGGGGGAGGAGGTGATGGGAACCTGTGATTTTTAGCCACGTTGGACAGGAGCTGTGGGTGACCTGGGGGCCTCCTGTTGGCCACTGGCTCCTGAACTGGGGCAGTCCTGTGGGACTAACCCTTAACCTATAGAATCGGATGCTAGCTCCCAGTAGATACAGAACATGAAgagccccttcccttctcctgtaCCCTGAAAACTCTTACTTGTCCTTCAAGATCCTATTTCAATGTCACTATTTCTAGAAAGACTTCTCCATCATCCAGGCAGGGTAACTGGCTCTGATGAACACGACATTGGCCTATCACTGCCTGCGGTTATCGTTCAGCCCTGCACTGAGCTCTTTCCTTCACTGGACTTTGCAAGGACAGGGGAAATGCCACCTTCGTGTCATCTATCCTGTGCCCACCGCAGCAGTCAGGGTGCAGAATGGATAGGTTTGGTGACTGGATAAAAGGACAGAGCCCAAGAGGAGAGGACAGACCATAGCAGCAGGTGAGGCAGGGAACAGCCCCGGGGAGAAGAGTTCTCCTCCAGGGCTCTCTGGCAGAACGCACAGGCAGCCTGGCTGGGACCCAGCTGTTACATATCCCGTTATGCAACAGGCCATGCCGTGCTTTTCCATTCTAGTAAATACACGTCCCCCACAGGAGACATGGAGTTCTTACTCCAGCTCGTCTGTCCACGCTTTGAGACGGAGGGAATTCACACAATAGGCCAGCTGCAGGGTCTGCTGCCTACATGGTTGCAATCAGGCGCCCCACGTCGCCACACTGATGAGAGGTTGGTCTTACGCGGCAATGGCTGCTGGAGTCTGGAAGGAGGTCATCCCCCGAAGTCCAGGGTGCTCCTCCTTCTTCTTATTTATTCAACCGGGCAAGGGAAGAACCTGTGTATCGTGTGTATCGCACAGTTCCAAGGACAGGAGGTGTCTCTCAAGGCGACTGAGTCCCCGTGTCCTAGCACAGCGTTCTCTTGGCCACTCACTTGCCTGGCAAGAGTGCCTGAACTTTGCTCAGAACAAGCACTATTATTTCCAAACCGCCACCCGCGGACATCTGTCCCAGCACCCAGGCCTCTTTCGATACTGTGGGAAGATGGTCTTCGTAGCGATCCTAAACCCGTTCTGGATCACTTTTCTCTATTTCAGGCCCCACAGCGGGGGTGCGGAGTGGGGGGGAATCACTAGTCACCAGCTATCAAAAAATATTGAGAACTGCAACCCCCAACCCCCGAAATCCTCGAGTCAGCTCGTGAGAAGGAAGCCTTACCTTTTTGAAGGACGTGAGGAGCTTGACGCTCACGTACCCCAGCTTGTTCCTCCGCACGTGCTTGAGCAGGAAGGCATCCTTCTCCAAGTTTTCATCAGAAAAGTAGAATTCAATCTGGTCCACCAGCTTCCTGATTAACTCTTGGTCCGGGGGCTTCCACTCCTGCTCGCCGTCCTCATGCTCGTTCTCGCCCCCACTTGTCATGGTGCCACTGGGACCAGAAGGAGACGCCAGGGGTTACAGGCTGAATTTTTGtcctccacccccctccaccccaaatTTCCTATGTTGACGTTCCAAAGCCCTGTAtgtcagaatgtgaccttattggaAATAGGGCTTTGCAGGTGTAATCAGTTAAAGACAAGGTCACaccagggttggggtggggtccCTAGTCCAGTGTGGCTGGTGTCTTATAAACAAGGGAAATCTGGAGGCATGAGCACACCGGGGGAATGCCATGTGAAGGTGAAGGCAGAGATCGGGGTGAGGCAGCAGAACCTAGGAACATCAAGGATTGCCAGCAAACCACTAGAAGCCAGGGGAGTGGCCGGGACCCACCCGTTCCCAGACCCTGGGAAGGGAGAGCTCTTCGGACACCTTGATGtctgacttctggtctccagaaccaTGAGGCAATCAGTTCTGGGGTTCTAAGCCAGCCAGTTCGTGGTAGTTTGTTTCTGCCACCCTAGGAAACGGCACTGGAACACACGTGAACTGGGCTCCTCGAGGTCATGATCACCTGGCCCCCCGGGGCTGGCTTTTGCCCAATGGGCAAAGAAATCAAGCTTCTGTTTTTCACATGGACGGAGGGTCATTCAAATAACAACGCCTACTAACATTCGTGTGCTGCTGTGCCACGGAAACGATGCTTCCCACGTTCCCTTcttattcttccttccctcaccccacGCCCCAAATCCTGATTTCTAGAAGATAATTTAGCAGAGTAATTAAGAGTCCCAATCCCAGAGTAAGCCCACGTAGGTTCGAATCCTGCACCACCATTTAGTAACTGAGTCAACTCGGGCAAGGAACTCCCCTGCCACACCTCAGTCCTGTCTCTGTATATTGGAATCATGACAGTCACTCTCCTGACAGGAAGGTCAGAAGATTAAATGAACTAATACATAGAAATGCCCACCCAAGTGCCTGGCATGCCCTTGGAACCTGGGAGGTGGCAGGTAGATTCGTTTACACCACAGATCTAGGATTGACTAAAACGCAAATTTTCTGTCTCCAAAGCCAGCACACATAAtactttccacattttgttgggaCCCTGCCCCAGAATCTGGAAACAATCCCATTCTGGCAGGGCCTTCTAAATGAAACCCACACCCACCAGCAGCTCCCGCTGAACagacttcctccccctctccctgagAATATTAGGATATGAGAACAAGCCAAAGAATTCCTGAGCAAAGCTTCTTTAGGAAGGCAAATCTTTCACCAAGGGATGACAAAAACTTCAAAATCATAAACATTCAGGGACTCTGTGAAGATCTGCATCAGAGTTGACACCATTAATTAGAATCTCTCAAAGGTGAGTTCTCTCTGGCATATTTAATGACCAAATTAAATTACGTATTATACGATATCATATATATCTCATTCAAGAAAAAGTGTTGGCTAAAAAttactcccagaagaaaacatttgctTTTCCACGTGGCAGCTTGTAACATGACGATCAGACCCAGAGTCTCCATGAACATGTGTTGAGTAGAGAGAGTATTTCCAGGGATGGATGCAGACACCTAGTCCACCTGAAGCATTCTGGGCACTTCTACTCTGTTGGGAGAACCTGCCTGGCTCCCCAgagggcagctcagtcagttgggcatctgctttcagctcaggtcatgatctcagggtcctgggattgagcccctcatcggactcccacagggagtctgcttctccctctttctctccctctacccctcacctcCGCTCATGCTCCCTGTCtcgctctcctctctctctctaataaataaataaataaataaataatcttaaaaaaaaaaaagaagcaaacagtTAACATTTCCCTTGGACTGGCATTAAgcccttaaataaaaaaatcaaaaaaggtgTAAGGGGGCTCAGAACGTAAAAGTCAACTATTACTGAGATAGTTTAAAGCTGGAAATGGTATGTATATGTGGGTCCTTCAACTCCAGCAAAGTTTTCACTGACTCTTAACCAaccccccaccaaaaaacaaacaaacaacaacaacaacaaaaaaacccaactgtGGAAGAGTCAAgatgagaataaaaatggaatattttggcaggagagaaaatactaaataaatctGTCTCCCGATTTTTCAAATACAGAAATTATAATTTTAGCATAAAAGTAGGCGTTGgttgattttaaaatgaagagttTAGTTATTTGCCTACAGACAGTCTGGAAATGTTTTTGAAATAGACCACACCAATGTCCCAAGACAAATGTATACTGATTGGGGGGGGGATGGTATGAGAGACTAACtttaaaagtatgttttttcggggtgcctaggtggctcagtgggttaaagcctctgctttcagctcaggtcatgatcccagggtcctgggatcgagccccgcatcgggctctctgctcagcggggagcctgcttccccttctctctctgtctgcctctctacctacgtgtgatctctgtctgtcaaataaataaataaataatcttaaaaaaaaaataaaagtatgttttttcaaaagtcttttaaaaatggggtGGCAAACCAAGGAAATATATGGGAGTAGCCTATAAGATAGAAAAGGTCAAAAGAAACTTAAACATTAGACAAACTGAGTATCTTAGAAGTTTCTAGAAGATGGCTGTGAGAGCCATTAGTCAGATTCACCCAACATCTAATAGCAGACTCTTTCTCACTTGTTTCCCTTTATTATGGAGgctataaaaacaacaacaacaacaacaaaatacaaaccTAAACCAACCTAAACATGTACTTTCTCAGCCCTGGTTACAGGTAGTAGCTATCTGTCATGGTATGGCCAATAAAACACAAGTGAAAATCTTTTGGCCCTTCCTATTCCCTTTTTATGTTTTGAGTGTGGATGTGATGGTCAGAGCTGTAGCAGCTATTTTACCACCATAAGAAAAAGGCCAGGAGAATTAGGTTGGTCTGATTTACTGACATTATTGGCTCTGATATTATTGAGTAGCTGAACCAATTCCTCTACCTACGTACCTGCAGATTTCTGATTACATGAGAGAGATAAAATCCATTTGGTTAATTCACTTATTGGCTGGGTCTTCTGTTACTTACAAACAAATACTATACAGTAATACCACACTGAGAAAAGTGgtcctttggggcgcctgggtggctcagtgggttaagcctctgcctttggctcaggtcatgatcccagagtcctgggattgagccccacatcgggctctctgctcggcagggagcctgctcccccgcctgcctctctgctacttgtggtctctctctctctctctgtcaaataaataaataaaatcttaaaaaagaaagaaagaaaagcggTCCTTAAAACATGCCAAAGGAAAAGTGGAATGAATCAATGGAATGATTCAatggaatgaaaaaggagaagcaaGATGGACAAcacagattttctctttattagaGAAAGCTTATCCCCTAACTAGTAGTTAAAACGGACAGGCTGGATACATGAGATAAACTAACCTCAGATGGATGGGGAAGTCCGAGCCCCACTGAGGAGGATGAGAATAAACAGGACGAGCTGCGGTTAGGTGTGGGATAATGACCAGTGCAAGAGTTTTGAGTGGACTCAGGTATTGGCAAAATATGTCTAACTTAATACGACTAGCAAGTATAGCAGAGGTGACCAGACCGTCAAAGGGACCCACACCCTAGTAAGTCTTACTCCCCAACTAAAGTCGTTGATGCTGTTAGAAGTGAATGCACCAACAAAACACAGTAGAAGGATGGGGATGtactttctcaatttcttcagtGCCCATTCTAGAGCGTCCCTTTCTTCCCAAGGTCTGCCATGGGAAGCCCTTTCTCCCTGCAGATGACTTTATCTCCAACTTGACGGAGAAAAGCAATCAGACTTGCCTAGAGCTCCCTTGTGCATACCTCCCTCCCCGCAAACTCATTTTGTATGTCTGGGCCTCTGCCAAAGCATCCATTGGCCATATCCAGGTGCCTTTGCTCCACCTTGGCCATCTGGTCCCCACTGCAGGATGGGACAGTGAACCACTTCCTTCTCAGTACTCTTCCTGCTAGGCCttgttcttttctgatttttctccccCATTTAACTGTCCTTCTAGTCTACTCACTCTGCTCCCATTTCTCCAAGGATCTATTCTTGATTCTTTGTCCCCAGGTGGCCTCCCACTCCAGCCCCTGGATAGCTCATCTAAGTCAGatctgcctcctcccacccctccaccttCCTCTTACTCCTGGGCCCCCAACCTCAATTCCTAGGTGGCCTGCCCAATGCTTGCTTGGATAGCCCTAGCTCTCCAAATCCAGTATGCCCAGAACTGAACATCACCTTCTGCAGAGCTGGACCTCGGGGAATACGGAAGCCTAGATCTGCCGAGGGATATTCCATCTGGGAAATTCATCTTCCTTTCATACAGTCTCACGGTAAGCAATTCACActgtgttgggggaggagggaggcggggtgtgtgtatgtgtgtgtgtgactctgcATCAGCAAAGGCACCCAGTGAGCAGACAGGCAGGTAGCCAGATTCCAGAACAGGTGGGTGGTCCTGGGAAGGTGAAATAATTCCCTATACAAGTGCAGGGGTGAGCTTCCTACCCCCTAGGACCCCCTCTCTGCATGGGTGCTGTCAGCGACAACTGTGCATCTCCAAAGGGGGACCTTGGAAGATAGACAAGGCCCTTTTGCGTATCTGGGAGCTAGCTGCCTTGTCTCCTGGTTCCTGCAATAGCCTTTGAATGAAAAAGACCCTGTATCCTTTACGAACATCAAAGAAGTTAAATATGAACGTTGGTAACTTTCTGTCAATTACAACTGTCCTGTAAAGACTATGTATCTTTCCTCTCAAACTGCCCCACTAACTACTTTCCCTATTCACTCTTCTTTGCATTTAGGCTCAAAACCCGAGATGCATCTTTTAGCCCTCTCTTTTGCCCCCACACTTGCCAATTATCAAGTGCTGATTCTATTCTGCAGTGTCTCCCATCTGTTCTCTTTTCCATTCCAACTGTCCTCATTACTTCTCCCTTGGACACTATTAATAGTTCATCGAAAATGaatcttaaatattaaaataatacacacacgtagcaaaaaaagtaaaacaaaatagcacttaaaaagaaagtaacaaggggcgcctgagtggctcagttgttaagcatctgcctttagttcaggtcataatcccagggtcctgggatcaagccctgcatctggctccctgcttggcaggaagcttgcttcttcctctcccactccccctgcttgtgttccctctctcactgtgtctttctctgtcaaataagtaaataaaatcttaaaaaaaaaaaaaaaagcaatgattcCCCATTCTACCTCTCCTCC contains these protein-coding regions:
- the LARP6 gene encoding la-related protein 6, with product MAQAGEEALPGPETPVQIRVAIQEAEDVEEPEDDEEGAEARGAGDPARYLSPGWGSASEEEPSRGHSGTMTSGGENEHEDGEQEWKPPDQELIRKLVDQIEFYFSDENLEKDAFLLKHVRRNKLGYVSVKLLTSFKKVKHLTRDWRTTAHALKYSVSLELNEDQRKVRRTTPVPLFPNENLPSKMLLVYDLHLSPKPWAPAAPPKNGRVQEKVMEHLLKLFGAFGVISSVRILKPGRELPPDIRRISSRYSQVGTQECAIVEFEEVDAAIKAHEFMSTESQGRENMKAVLIGMKPPKKKPLKDKNQDEEPAASSHPNKSLNKRVEELQYMGDESSANSSSDPESNPTSPMAGRRHATANKLSPSSHQNLFLSPNGSPCSSPWSSPLAQRKGVSRKSPLAEEGRLNCGTSPEIFRKCVDYSSDSSITPSGSPWVRRRRLAEMGTPERSPGVSPLLSRKMQTADGLPVGVLRLPRGPDNTRGFHGGHERSRAYI